From a single Sulfolobus sp. E5-1-F genomic region:
- a CDS encoding sodium:calcium antiporter encodes MKMLLFWLEFIGIFIAVFVSAELLAKGADDLEDFLGQGITGGIVLGFLTALPETIFVIVASLEGSFDVALGSAIGGNVLLFTLGIGLVGVFYALKWRTALQISSEYSVENIFLIVTTIGMLLVLIYGKLNIITGLLFILIYVIYVVYRVAKFRREGMKREKGNLMKPVAFIIAGGVLLVVFSHYFVEYINEIATMFSVPAIWLSLVIAPIAGELEEKLSAFRLVQMSKDGGSLSILSFVGSKIENATVLLGIIGIFTDYELQQALPEYISALVANIIALYVLFDKKLKIFESIILIVIYVIIVILSFYL; translated from the coding sequence ATGAAAATGTTACTGTTTTGGTTAGAATTCATCGGAATTTTTATAGCCGTCTTCGTATCTGCTGAGCTCTTAGCTAAAGGGGCCGACGATTTAGAGGATTTCTTAGGACAAGGTATAACTGGTGGTATAGTTCTCGGATTCCTCACGGCATTACCAGAGACAATTTTCGTGATTGTAGCCTCTTTAGAAGGTAGTTTTGATGTGGCGTTAGGCTCAGCAATTGGAGGTAACGTATTATTATTTACACTAGGTATTGGATTGGTTGGAGTATTCTACGCACTAAAATGGAGAACTGCACTTCAAATTTCTAGTGAGTATAGTGTTGAAAATATTTTTCTGATAGTAACTACCATTGGAATGTTACTAGTTCTGATTTACGGTAAATTAAATATCATTACGGGGCTTTTATTTATATTAATCTACGTCATTTACGTTGTCTATAGGGTAGCTAAATTTAGGAGAGAGGGAATGAAGAGAGAAAAGGGTAATTTGATGAAGCCAGTTGCGTTTATAATTGCTGGAGGAGTTCTGCTAGTCGTCTTTTCGCATTATTTTGTAGAGTATATAAATGAGATAGCAACAATGTTCAGTGTTCCCGCAATATGGCTTTCACTAGTAATAGCGCCTATAGCGGGAGAACTTGAAGAAAAGCTCTCGGCATTTAGGTTGGTTCAAATGTCTAAAGATGGGGGATCGCTTTCAATTTTAAGTTTCGTTGGAAGTAAGATCGAGAACGCAACTGTGTTGTTAGGGATTATAGGGATCTTTACGGATTACGAATTACAACAAGCCCTACCAGAGTACATTTCGGCTTTGGTCGCTAATATAATAGCCTTATACGTACTGTTTGATAAGAAGCTTAAGATATTTGAATCTATAATTCTGATTGTGATTTATGTGATAATAGTAATATTATCCTTCTATCTTTAG
- a CDS encoding APC family permease, with the protein MSKRKLSVFEAFSLSFGGQAPFTSIITFGTIGLQLGGSFLAIATIIGTVLVLVNGIVIYRLSLRYSQHGGYFTYAFYSLTERLGLVTGWLFLLYAFAYGGTLLAGSIYIITTYLKINADFIAFLVLLFSAFLVIRGLDISVKYAEFISIAEIVAIVISSIMLLLQTKPSFNFTIPANPFLVILYAIGMPIGYGNLNPMSEDIKNAKKIVGIITVIVILLGGLLSAMLFYASALYGTDLIQILLDKVGFISPYLIFSALNGGILGGIAYIISMSRILHAMSLKNFMPSIISLLKYNRPYNAEVISLIIYTAILLLLIHFAGLYTTFLVLGGLTVLSYLIISLSANLSLFRIALKKLRKRKMEIMLAISSTILSLIILVYSIQENTPLVNYIFFGWIIAGFIYAEVLEIVGNNGKSNDEN; encoded by the coding sequence GTGAGTAAGAGAAAACTTTCAGTTTTTGAAGCGTTTTCACTATCCTTTGGGGGTCAAGCGCCCTTTACGTCCATAATTACATTCGGCACTATAGGTTTACAACTAGGTGGATCATTCTTAGCTATTGCAACAATTATTGGCACAGTTCTTGTATTAGTAAATGGTATAGTAATATACAGATTATCTTTAAGGTATTCCCAGCATGGAGGATACTTTACTTATGCTTTCTATTCTCTTACTGAAAGGCTCGGATTAGTAACTGGATGGCTATTCTTGCTTTACGCTTTCGCTTACGGTGGTACATTATTAGCTGGTTCAATTTATATTATAACAACTTATTTGAAGATAAACGCTGACTTTATAGCGTTTTTAGTCCTATTGTTTTCAGCATTTCTAGTTATAAGGGGTTTGGATATTTCTGTTAAGTACGCTGAGTTCATAAGTATTGCCGAAATCGTTGCAATAGTTATTAGCTCAATTATGCTCTTGCTACAGACGAAACCGAGCTTTAACTTTACAATTCCAGCTAATCCCTTTCTGGTTATTCTTTATGCCATAGGAATGCCCATAGGTTATGGAAATTTGAATCCAATGAGTGAGGATATAAAGAATGCGAAGAAGATTGTGGGGATAATTACAGTTATCGTGATACTATTAGGTGGACTATTATCAGCTATGCTTTTTTACGCTAGTGCGCTATATGGGACGGATCTGATACAAATTCTATTAGATAAGGTTGGATTCATATCTCCCTATTTGATCTTCTCAGCCTTAAATGGAGGGATATTAGGCGGAATAGCTTATATTATATCAATGTCTAGGATTCTTCATGCAATGTCATTAAAGAACTTTATGCCATCAATTATTTCACTACTTAAGTATAATAGACCATATAACGCTGAGGTCATATCACTCATTATCTATACTGCTATTTTACTTCTCTTAATTCACTTCGCTGGCTTATATACAACCTTTCTAGTACTGGGAGGACTTACAGTATTAAGTTATTTAATAATATCACTTTCAGCAAATCTTTCGTTATTTAGGATAGCGCTGAAGAAATTAAGGAAGAGGAAAATGGAAATAATGCTTGCAATCTCCTCCACAATATTATCCTTAATAATATTGGTGTATTCAATACAAGAAAATACTCCACTAGTTAACTATATATTCTTTGGTTGGATTATAGCTGGGTTCATCTACGCAGAAGTACTCGAAATAGTCGGAAATAATGGAAAAAGTAATGATGAGAATTAA
- a CDS encoding extracellular solute-binding protein, which yields MNRKGKKIDYKAISKTLVAVIIVVVIIIAIGGIYAYLSSQHPSTTMTTTSSTFTSMTSTTTTSNILNTSNPQSLMQLVGLSTAPSTPVTITVWNSYSASENQAFNETLAQFEQAFPWIHVQVTYGVGVGTSQFETAAKAGQAPIIYRDTSDSGGALFAAGLVLNLSQYLPQSITSLYVPTAIKDWELNGSLYGLPDNVNYIVMFYNKKFVPYPPNTTEQLVQIAESVNKTYHVWGIAYGAGDEYGYRFAAWFAGFGGQIFATNNGKIIPALNSTAMVNALDFWYNLTYNLKVNYLAPSTGAGGAEGQLFVANQTAIIFDGPWDLNAYLQALGPNLGAAPLPVVSQTGLRAAPFIGSTGFLIASPQASGATQLQIKAALIFVLYFTNYQADLRLWEVAHDIPANLQAYNEALTQLKEGMLQPTYLNQIMEGILEQAQYGQQFPNIPQMAYYWNSFHQYASEFFANKINSSQAAQGMEQAFIQALVQNGLLSTLLPLPIVPPFQYMLALISVILTPMVVVISPRKRW from the coding sequence TTGAACAGAAAAGGAAAAAAGATAGATTACAAGGCAATTTCAAAGACACTAGTAGCTGTAATTATAGTTGTAGTAATAATAATAGCCATAGGAGGTATTTATGCATATTTAAGTAGTCAACATCCATCAACTACAATGACAACTACCTCCTCTACATTTACGTCAATGACGTCAACCACGACAACCTCAAACATTCTAAATACTAGCAATCCTCAATCTTTAATGCAGTTAGTTGGTCTTTCAACTGCACCTTCTACACCAGTTACAATAACTGTATGGAACAGTTACAGTGCCTCTGAAAATCAAGCTTTTAATGAGACACTAGCACAGTTCGAGCAAGCATTTCCATGGATTCACGTCCAAGTAACTTATGGAGTTGGAGTTGGTACTTCCCAATTTGAGACTGCCGCAAAGGCTGGACAAGCCCCAATAATATATAGAGACACTAGCGATTCTGGAGGTGCATTATTCGCCGCTGGACTAGTATTAAACTTATCTCAATATTTGCCTCAGAGCATTACGTCATTATATGTACCTACTGCAATAAAAGATTGGGAATTAAACGGCTCTCTATACGGACTACCAGATAATGTGAATTATATTGTAATGTTCTACAACAAGAAGTTCGTCCCATATCCCCCTAACACTACTGAACAACTAGTGCAAATAGCTGAAAGCGTTAATAAAACCTATCATGTTTGGGGAATAGCTTATGGAGCTGGCGACGAATATGGTTATAGATTTGCAGCATGGTTTGCTGGATTTGGAGGACAAATATTTGCTACTAATAATGGTAAGATCATCCCCGCCTTAAACAGCACTGCTATGGTTAACGCACTGGACTTCTGGTATAATTTAACCTATAATCTTAAGGTTAATTACTTAGCTCCTTCTACTGGTGCTGGAGGTGCTGAAGGTCAGTTATTTGTCGCTAATCAAACTGCCATAATATTTGATGGTCCTTGGGATCTGAATGCATATCTCCAAGCATTAGGACCTAATTTAGGTGCTGCACCGTTACCAGTGGTTAGTCAGACTGGATTAAGGGCTGCACCATTTATTGGTTCTACCGGTTTTCTAATAGCTTCACCTCAAGCAAGCGGTGCTACACAATTACAAATAAAGGCAGCTCTAATATTCGTTCTCTATTTCACTAACTATCAAGCTGATTTGAGGTTGTGGGAAGTTGCACACGACATACCAGCTAATTTACAAGCCTATAACGAGGCTCTGACCCAATTAAAGGAAGGAATGTTACAACCGACATACCTTAATCAAATAATGGAAGGAATTTTAGAACAAGCCCAATATGGTCAACAATTCCCTAACATACCTCAAATGGCGTACTATTGGAACTCATTCCATCAATACGCTAGTGAGTTCTTCGCAAATAAGATAAATTCAAGTCAAGCGGCGCAAGGAATGGAACAAGCTTTCATCCAGGCTCTTGTACAAAACGGTCTATTGTCTACATTACTACCTTTACCCATAGTTCCTCCATTCCAATATATGTTAGCGTTAATCTCAGTGATATTAACACCAATGGTTGTAGTAATTAGTCCTAGAAAAAGATGGTGA